A single Bacillus sp. HMF5848 DNA region contains:
- a CDS encoding 3-oxoacyl-ACP synthase: MKPTVGIVGTGIYIPEPRMTAKEISEATNGVWTEEAVIQKLGITEKPIPGPGDGTQEMGVKAAIDALKNTGVNPLDIDLILGIGEEWKEYPLTTSAIYIQEKIGATNAWAFDLQQRCCTCVAAMKIAKDMMIADDDVQTVMIVGGYRNGDFVDYTDRAMSMMYNLSAGGGAIILQKNYNSNLLLGSHIMTDGSLARDVGVEFGGTEKPITQDNLDEAYKSLRIFDEAHMKGRLNEVSMDNWMECINKAFEKSNIAKEELGYLAVLHFKYSMHKYMLDLLGLNEDQSIYLTNYGHMGQIDQILSIHLALQEDKIKDGTVVSMIAAGIGYAWAANVIKWGVHEQ; the protein is encoded by the coding sequence ATGAAACCGACTGTAGGTATAGTAGGAACGGGAATTTATATACCAGAGCCCCGCATGACAGCGAAGGAAATATCAGAAGCAACTAACGGGGTGTGGACGGAAGAAGCCGTTATACAGAAGTTAGGTATAACTGAAAAGCCTATTCCGGGTCCTGGTGATGGTACGCAAGAGATGGGTGTAAAAGCAGCGATTGATGCTTTAAAAAATACAGGTGTTAATCCGCTAGATATAGATTTAATTTTAGGGATTGGGGAGGAATGGAAAGAGTATCCTCTAACTACCTCAGCAATATATATTCAAGAAAAAATTGGAGCTACAAATGCATGGGCATTTGATTTACAGCAACGCTGCTGCACGTGTGTAGCTGCAATGAAAATAGCAAAGGATATGATGATTGCAGATGATGACGTTCAAACCGTTATGATTGTTGGTGGTTATCGTAATGGTGACTTCGTAGATTACACAGACCGAGCCATGTCGATGATGTATAACTTGTCTGCTGGTGGTGGTGCTATTATTTTACAAAAAAACTATAATAGTAATCTTCTATTAGGCTCACACATTATGACCGATGGTTCACTCGCACGTGATGTAGGTGTTGAATTTGGAGGAACTGAGAAGCCAATTACCCAAGATAATCTTGATGAAGCATATAAGTCTTTGAGAATCTTTGATGAAGCGCATATGAAGGGGCGCTTAAACGAAGTGTCGATGGATAATTGGATGGAATGTATTAACAAAGCTTTTGAAAAATCAAATATTGCTAAAGAAGAACTAGGCTACTTAGCTGTTTTACATTTTAAATATTCTATGCACAAATACATGCTTGATTTACTCGGACTAAATGAAGACCAATCTATTTATTTAACAAACTACGGACATATGGGGCAAATTGACCAAATTCTATCTATTCATCTCGCTTTACAGGAAGACAAAATTAAAGATGGGACAGTTGTGTCAATGATTGCTGCCGGAATTGGGTATGCGTGGGCAGCCAATGTCATTAAGTGGGGAGTGCATGAACAGTGA
- a CDS encoding alpha/beta fold hydrolase → MPKVDVNGIQLYYEIHGEGPPLLLIEGLGYASWMWNYNVTELSRHFSVIVFDNRGVGKSDKPDVEYTIELFADDAAELVRTLGFEKVHVLGVSMGGFVAQEFAIKYPEIVDKLILCSTSFGGPNMIPIPQDTLAIMMKAGSEDMTVENMKYGSSTALNESTLADKEDVLDCIVKNKLDSPQPKFAYQRQLFAGASFNAEDRVATITADTLVLAGKGDRVVPYKNSFLLQEKMPQSQVAIIEDGGHVFFMERPDETNSIIINFLKDN, encoded by the coding sequence GTGCCAAAAGTAGATGTAAATGGTATTCAGCTATATTACGAGATACATGGAGAAGGGCCGCCCCTACTACTTATTGAAGGATTAGGCTATGCCAGTTGGATGTGGAATTACAACGTGACAGAGCTTAGTAGGCATTTTTCGGTTATCGTGTTTGATAATCGTGGTGTAGGAAAATCTGATAAACCAGATGTTGAATATACGATTGAATTATTTGCAGATGATGCAGCGGAGCTTGTCAGAACATTGGGCTTTGAGAAGGTTCACGTACTTGGGGTGTCAATGGGTGGCTTTGTTGCACAAGAGTTTGCGATAAAATATCCAGAGATAGTGGATAAACTGATATTGTGCTCCACGTCCTTTGGTGGACCAAATATGATTCCTATTCCACAAGATACGTTAGCCATTATGATGAAAGCTGGCAGTGAAGATATGACAGTGGAGAATATGAAATATGGAAGCTCCACAGCTCTCAATGAAAGTACGTTAGCTGATAAAGAAGATGTATTGGATTGTATTGTAAAAAATAAACTGGATAGCCCACAACCAAAATTTGCGTATCAGCGCCAGCTTTTTGCAGGTGCTTCATTCAATGCAGAGGATCGTGTTGCAACAATTACAGCTGACACATTAGTTTTAGCTGGTAAAGGTGATCGTGTCGTTCCATATAAAAATTCATTTTTATTACAAGAAAAAATGCCACAGTCACAAGTAGCAATTATTGAGGACGGAGGACATGTATTTTTTATGGAACGTCCAGATGAAACAAATTCTATCATTATTAACTTTTTAAAGGATAATTAG
- a CDS encoding ABC transporter substrate-binding protein: protein MTKGLKKILMGVLVFTFVFALAACGGNEASNEAEEPAATTEEPTDETNTPAEEPAKVEYAQGVTDDSVKIGTIGVMSGALSFIGTPYFAGMEAYLAELNAAGGVNGRTIELIKEDDEFKADKAVAAMEKLIYDEEVFAVIGQLGTPGVMATQTIVQDEGIPSVYFGSGAHQLTEAGENFFPVQPSYYYEGKVIGQFTQDEFNADKVVVIYRNDDVGRDGLKGIEEALASLGKADVLPEDGKLAVNAGDADFTVPIQKAKSLDPDVVILYGLAGEVSGLLKEIEKVSFDVPTITTYSNADASFLAVAAPGAPNMITNLHVMGWLEVNDEKLKPLTDAMAKHFPDAPLNSYTMAGWVAAETFVAGLKAAGDNLSWDGYIDAMNTLSFTEGLAPEIAYSEGVRLGVTKMALSKVVKDDAGNYTFEQMTDFSEFK from the coding sequence ATGACAAAAGGTCTTAAAAAGATTTTAATGGGGGTTCTTGTATTTACGTTTGTGTTTGCATTAGCTGCTTGTGGAGGAAATGAAGCGAGTAATGAAGCAGAAGAGCCAGCGGCAACAACAGAGGAGCCAACAGATGAAACAAATACTCCTGCTGAAGAGCCAGCAAAAGTAGAATATGCGCAAGGTGTAACGGACGATTCGGTTAAAATCGGTACAATTGGTGTTATGTCAGGAGCCTTATCATTCATTGGTACACCTTACTTTGCAGGTATGGAAGCATACTTAGCAGAATTGAATGCCGCAGGCGGAGTAAACGGAAGAACAATAGAGCTTATTAAAGAAGATGATGAGTTTAAGGCAGACAAAGCCGTAGCTGCTATGGAAAAACTTATTTATGACGAAGAAGTATTTGCTGTTATTGGTCAATTAGGTACACCTGGAGTTATGGCAACTCAAACAATTGTTCAAGATGAGGGAATTCCATCTGTATATTTTGGATCAGGTGCTCATCAGCTAACAGAAGCGGGAGAAAACTTCTTCCCAGTACAGCCGAGCTATTATTATGAAGGAAAAGTGATTGGGCAATTTACGCAAGATGAATTTAATGCTGATAAAGTAGTTGTTATTTATCGTAATGATGATGTTGGTCGAGATGGATTAAAAGGAATTGAAGAGGCGTTAGCTTCATTAGGGAAAGCAGATGTGTTACCAGAGGACGGTAAATTAGCTGTAAACGCTGGTGACGCAGACTTTACAGTGCCTATCCAGAAAGCAAAAAGTTTAGATCCAGATGTAGTGATTCTATACGGTCTTGCAGGTGAAGTATCAGGTTTGTTAAAAGAAATTGAAAAAGTATCTTTTGATGTGCCAACAATTACAACATATTCAAATGCAGATGCATCATTCTTAGCAGTTGCAGCTCCTGGTGCTCCGAACATGATTACAAACCTGCATGTTATGGGCTGGTTAGAAGTTAATGATGAAAAGTTAAAGCCTTTAACAGACGCAATGGCAAAGCACTTCCCTGATGCACCACTTAACTCTTACACAATGGCTGGTTGGGTAGCAGCTGAAACATTCGTTGCTGGACTTAAAGCGGCTGGTGATAACTTATCATGGGATGGCTACATTGATGCAATGAACACACTTAGCTTCACAGAAGGTCTTGCACCTGAAATTGCATACTCTGAAGGCGTTCGCCTTGGTGTTACAAAGATGGCATTAAGTAAGGTTGTTAAAGATGACGCTGGAAACTATACTTTTGAACAAATGACAGACTTTAGTGAATTTAAATAA
- a CDS encoding ABC transporter ATP-binding protein yields MLKLQSVQAYYGYIHALKDVSLSIPEGQIVTLLGANGAGKTTILKVISGLLKPSSGSVTFEDKTIQQFSPEKIVQTGIVQAPEGRQIFPELTVKENLRVGAYSRKDKKNIEESLQSVYQYFPRLKEREKQIAGTLSGGEQQMLAIGRALMAKPKLLLLDEPSLGLAPLIVKDIFTIIKEINKQGTTVFLVEQNANQALAISHYAYILETGRLIHEGPASELKDDEKIKQAYLGSH; encoded by the coding sequence GTGCTTAAGCTACAATCTGTTCAGGCGTATTACGGGTATATTCATGCGTTAAAGGATGTAAGCCTTTCTATTCCAGAAGGTCAAATTGTCACGTTATTAGGTGCCAATGGAGCTGGGAAAACTACGATTTTGAAAGTTATTTCAGGACTTTTAAAACCAAGTAGTGGATCGGTCACATTTGAAGATAAAACTATACAACAATTTTCACCAGAAAAAATTGTGCAAACAGGCATTGTGCAGGCACCTGAAGGAAGACAAATCTTTCCTGAGTTAACAGTAAAGGAAAATTTAAGAGTCGGGGCTTATAGTCGAAAGGATAAGAAGAATATTGAGGAATCACTACAAAGTGTATATCAATATTTTCCTAGATTAAAAGAACGAGAAAAGCAAATTGCTGGTACATTATCTGGTGGAGAGCAGCAAATGCTTGCCATTGGGCGAGCATTAATGGCAAAGCCGAAGTTATTGTTGCTAGATGAGCCGTCGTTAGGACTGGCGCCGTTAATTGTTAAAGACATATTTACCATTATAAAAGAAATTAATAAACAAGGAACAACGGTGTTTTTAGTTGAACAAAATGCAAATCAAGCTCTCGCAATTAGTCACTACGCTTATATTTTAGAAACAGGGCGTCTTATTCATGAAGGCCCAGCAAGCGAATTGAAAGATGATGAAAAAATTAAGCAGGCGTATTTGGGTAGTCATTAA
- a CDS encoding ABC transporter ATP-binding protein — MLKVENLSISFGGLKAVDSLSFEVEKNSIYGLIGPNGAGKTTVFNCISRFYTPDEGTLIFDGSINLLKRKVHQVIDVGLVRTFQNVELFKNLTVLENLIIGQHNATKGGILAQGFSLPFVKREEKRIREKALEIIDFLGISGLENQSAGAQPYGIMKLIELGRALMSSPKMIILDEPAAGMNQSETEDLKRLIKRIRDEFDVTILLVEHDMNLVMEICERICVINFGAKIAEGTPAEIQSHPDVQEAYLGKEEEAGA; from the coding sequence ATGCTGAAAGTAGAAAATTTATCAATAAGCTTTGGTGGTTTAAAGGCTGTTGACTCGTTAAGTTTTGAAGTAGAGAAAAATAGTATATACGGTTTGATTGGACCAAATGGTGCTGGTAAAACAACTGTGTTCAACTGCATCAGCCGTTTTTATACACCGGATGAAGGTACATTAATATTTGACGGATCCATAAATCTTTTAAAAAGAAAAGTTCATCAAGTAATTGATGTAGGGCTAGTACGAACATTTCAAAATGTTGAACTGTTTAAGAATTTGACTGTTCTTGAAAATTTAATAATCGGGCAACATAACGCAACAAAGGGTGGGATATTAGCGCAAGGTTTTTCGCTACCATTTGTAAAACGTGAAGAAAAGCGTATACGTGAAAAGGCGTTAGAAATAATTGATTTTCTTGGGATTAGTGGGCTTGAAAATCAGTCCGCTGGTGCACAGCCTTACGGAATTATGAAGCTTATTGAGCTAGGGAGGGCTCTCATGTCCTCGCCTAAAATGATTATTCTCGATGAACCAGCAGCGGGGATGAATCAATCGGAAACAGAAGATTTAAAACGACTTATTAAGCGTATACGTGATGAATTTGATGTGACCATTCTCCTTGTTGAGCATGATATGAATTTAGTCATGGAGATTTGTGAGCGTATTTGCGTCATTAACTTTGGGGCAAAAATAGCGGAAGGAACACCAGCTGAAATTCAGAGCCATCCTGATGTGCAAGAGGCGTACTTAGGAAAGGAGGAAGAGGCCGGTGCTTAA
- a CDS encoding branched-chain amino acid ABC transporter permease encodes MRTLLANKPFQYVLVGLVIALLPSIFSFERSLLTTLNMIVVYAIVAIGFNILLGYAGQISLGHAAFMGLGAYVSAYVTSNLELPFLLSLVVSGFIPMVIGLLLGLVALRLEGHYLAIATLGFGIAIQQVFKEWIGFTNGFSGMRADYPMLFSFEFKDREHFFILAIAILVLLAIFAHNFLQSKTGRAFIAMRDSEHAAQAMGVSLFKYKLIAFAISAFYAGVAGSLYIHLIRYTEPNQWGIDLSLNLLAMVVIGGLASVPGSIIGAAFIVLVPEITKDIGFLEGIKNVSYIITGLSLVLVIMFFPYGLARIWAQLKATIFMKKENKSSNIQA; translated from the coding sequence TTGAGAACATTACTAGCTAATAAACCATTTCAATATGTACTTGTGGGACTCGTCATCGCTCTCTTGCCATCCATATTTTCGTTTGAGCGATCACTATTGACAACGTTAAATATGATAGTTGTGTATGCGATAGTTGCTATTGGCTTTAATATTTTACTAGGCTATGCAGGGCAAATTTCATTGGGCCATGCGGCTTTTATGGGCTTAGGTGCATATGTGTCAGCCTATGTAACTAGTAACCTAGAGCTACCGTTTTTACTCAGTTTAGTTGTATCTGGTTTCATACCAATGGTTATTGGATTATTACTAGGTCTTGTTGCTCTTCGCTTAGAGGGACATTACTTAGCTATTGCTACACTGGGATTTGGTATTGCCATTCAACAGGTTTTTAAGGAATGGATTGGGTTTACAAATGGTTTTTCGGGTATGCGGGCTGATTACCCAATGCTCTTCTCGTTTGAATTTAAGGATCGGGAGCATTTTTTCATATTGGCAATTGCGATCCTCGTGTTGCTCGCAATATTTGCTCATAATTTCCTTCAATCAAAAACGGGGCGTGCTTTTATCGCAATGCGAGATAGTGAGCATGCTGCGCAAGCGATGGGTGTCAGTTTGTTTAAGTATAAATTGATAGCGTTTGCAATTAGTGCCTTTTATGCAGGAGTTGCGGGATCTTTATATATCCATCTTATTCGCTATACAGAGCCAAATCAGTGGGGGATAGACTTATCCTTGAATTTACTTGCCATGGTAGTCATTGGAGGATTGGCATCTGTTCCAGGAAGTATCATTGGCGCAGCCTTTATAGTACTTGTACCAGAAATAACGAAGGATATCGGCTTTTTAGAAGGGATTAAAAATGTATCTTACATTATAACCGGCTTATCGTTAGTGCTTGTTATTATGTTCTTCCCATATGGTTTGGCTCGTATATGGGCTCAGCTTAAAGCGACCATCTTTATGAAAAAAGAAAATAAAAGTAGCAATATACAGGCATAG
- a CDS encoding branched-chain amino acid ABC transporter permease — translation MAELFQSIIAGLETGSLYALAALGLVLIYRTSDVINFAQGEMAMFSSFVAFTIFQNNMPYVAAFFGAIIFAIFLGFVVERIFIRPASKANIVSKMIITLGLIMIFNGLASAIFGTDSYPFRKAITAANLQVGEVIIQPNALFIITVTLLVMLILFYLIRNTMMGIAIRATAQNETTAKLMGIPVSRVYSLSWIIATVLGAIAGVLIAPTTNVSTSMMMEVHLKSFVAAVLGGMGSFIGPVIGGFIIGIFDNLVGFYISLQWRTVIVYGLLIIVLIVKPAGLFGKTHRKKV, via the coding sequence ATGGCAGAGCTTTTTCAAAGTATAATAGCAGGTTTGGAAACAGGTAGCTTATATGCTCTTGCAGCATTAGGGCTTGTATTAATTTATCGAACTTCCGATGTAATTAACTTCGCCCAAGGTGAAATGGCTATGTTTTCGAGTTTTGTCGCATTTACAATTTTTCAAAACAACATGCCTTATGTAGCAGCATTTTTCGGAGCCATAATATTTGCTATTTTTCTTGGTTTCGTCGTCGAACGAATATTTATCCGTCCGGCTTCAAAGGCAAACATTGTAAGTAAAATGATTATCACATTGGGTCTTATTATGATTTTTAACGGGTTGGCCTCAGCAATTTTTGGAACAGATTCGTATCCGTTCCGAAAAGCAATTACGGCAGCCAACTTACAAGTTGGTGAAGTTATTATCCAACCAAATGCTTTATTCATTATTACTGTTACCTTACTCGTCATGCTTATTTTATTCTATTTAATTCGAAATACGATGATGGGAATAGCGATTCGAGCTACCGCTCAAAATGAAACAACTGCAAAGCTAATGGGTATTCCAGTTTCACGAGTGTATTCGTTGTCATGGATCATAGCAACAGTGCTCGGTGCCATCGCAGGTGTGTTAATTGCACCAACAACAAATGTTTCCACATCGATGATGATGGAGGTTCATTTAAAGTCATTTGTCGCAGCTGTGTTAGGTGGTATGGGATCCTTCATTGGACCAGTTATTGGCGGCTTTATCATTGGTATATTTGATAACTTAGTAGGTTTCTATATTTCTTTGCAATGGCGCACGGTTATTGTATATGGTCTTTTAATTATCGTACTAATAGTGAAGCCAGCCGGCCTATTTGGCAAAACTCATCGGAAGAAGGTGTAG
- a CDS encoding sigma-54-dependent Fis family transcriptional regulator — MIRVGEPLSDVLVDTLDTIFDPIAVPIIIVDTDTTVVMINQIFADFLGQPKEEIIGKKVLEVDHNSRFPYVFKSKRPEIAWKHKFSNGKTAIVHRIPVLDENGEIAYGFGLVLFEDVKEFKDIIEKNKLLESALTYANKQLKEISGAKYTWNNILGSSDKMVQAIYVGRRAALTKSNVLLLGESGTGKELFAHAIHQASNRSYERFVKVNCAAIPAELLESELFGYEEGAFTGAKRGGKIGKFELANGGTIFLDEIGDMPLSMQAKLLRVLQEKEIERVGGTKIIPIDVRVIAATNKDLKQMVDEGTYREDLFYRLNVMSIEIPPLREREGDLEPLVYKLLEKLSEQLGKYVNRIENEALKAMQDYSWPGNVRELENVLERAINLTDSETILPIHLPYYITEVKQEQTLSKQGRTLKDFVEKTEKEVLQYYIQKTGGNKKQTAKLLDISRSSLYEKLERYGLE; from the coding sequence GTGATTCGAGTAGGCGAGCCGTTATCTGATGTGTTAGTAGATACTTTAGATACTATTTTTGATCCGATTGCTGTACCGATTATTATAGTCGATACCGATACAACAGTAGTTATGATAAATCAAATTTTTGCTGATTTCTTAGGACAACCTAAAGAGGAGATAATCGGGAAAAAGGTGCTGGAAGTCGATCACAATTCACGGTTTCCGTATGTGTTTAAGTCAAAGCGTCCAGAAATTGCTTGGAAGCATAAGTTTTCGAATGGAAAAACAGCGATTGTTCACCGTATTCCTGTCCTAGATGAGAATGGAGAAATAGCCTATGGCTTTGGTTTAGTTCTATTCGAGGACGTAAAGGAATTTAAGGATATTATTGAGAAAAATAAACTACTAGAATCGGCTCTTACGTATGCAAATAAGCAATTAAAAGAGATTTCAGGTGCGAAATATACGTGGAACAATATTTTAGGTTCTAGTGATAAAATGGTACAGGCTATTTATGTGGGACGACGGGCCGCTCTTACAAAATCTAATGTTCTTTTACTTGGAGAAAGTGGGACAGGAAAAGAATTATTTGCCCATGCCATTCACCAGGCTAGTAACAGAAGCTATGAGCGTTTTGTGAAGGTGAATTGTGCTGCAATCCCTGCAGAACTGCTAGAATCTGAGTTGTTTGGCTACGAAGAAGGGGCCTTTACAGGAGCCAAAAGAGGTGGCAAGATCGGAAAGTTTGAGCTTGCTAATGGTGGTACGATTTTCTTAGACGAAATTGGCGATATGCCACTTAGCATGCAGGCAAAGCTGTTAAGGGTATTGCAAGAAAAGGAAATTGAGCGTGTTGGTGGTACAAAAATAATTCCAATTGATGTAAGGGTTATTGCTGCAACAAACAAAGACTTAAAGCAAATGGTAGATGAGGGTACATATCGAGAGGATCTATTTTATCGACTCAATGTGATGTCAATAGAAATTCCGCCACTACGTGAACGAGAAGGGGATTTAGAACCGCTCGTATATAAGTTGTTGGAAAAGCTATCAGAACAGTTAGGTAAATATGTAAATCGTATAGAGAACGAAGCCCTAAAAGCTATGCAGGACTACTCATGGCCGGGAAATGTCCGGGAGTTAGAAAATGTATTAGAACGAGCGATTAACCTTACCGACAGTGAAACAATTTTGCCGATTCATCTACCGTATTATATTACAGAGGTGAAACAAGAGCAGACTCTTTCAAAACAAGGAAGAACATTAAAGGATTTTGTAGAAAAAACAGAAAAAGAAGTATTGCAATACTATATACAAAAAACAGGTGGAAATAAAAAACAAACAGCAAAGTTACTAGATATTAGCCGTTCAAGCTTATATGAAAAACTAGAAAGATACGGTTTAGAATAA
- a CDS encoding acetyl-CoA C-acetyltransferase: MREVAIIGAVRTPIGSFGGVFKNVSAVDLGVVAAKEAMTRANVTPDMIDEVLIGNILSAGLGQNVARQVAIHAGIPNTTPAMAINKLCGSGLRTVSMGAQFIMLGDADVVLAGGIESMSQSPYVMPGARWGQRLGEGKLVDTMVYDALTDVFDQTHMGITAENIAEQWGLSREEQDAFAAESQRRAEVAQKAGRFQDEIVPVTIPQRKGEPIVITDDEYPKHGTTVEKLSKLRPAFKKDGTVTAGNASGINDGAAMVVLMAKEKADELGIKPLAVIKSYASAALDPKIMGYGPVPATRKALEKAGLTVAELDLIEANEAFAAQSLAVVKDLELDVEKVNVNGGAIALGHPVGASGARVLVTLLHEMQKRDAKTGLATLCVGGGQGVSLIVERP, from the coding sequence ATGAGAGAAGTCGCTATTATTGGAGCAGTTCGTACACCGATTGGGAGTTTTGGGGGAGTGTTCAAAAATGTATCAGCCGTAGATCTTGGTGTAGTAGCAGCAAAGGAAGCAATGACTCGTGCAAATGTGACACCAGATATGATTGATGAAGTGTTAATTGGGAATATTTTGTCTGCGGGGCTCGGACAGAATGTGGCAAGACAGGTTGCCATCCATGCAGGAATACCAAATACCACACCTGCTATGGCAATTAACAAGCTGTGTGGATCTGGTCTTCGTACGGTATCTATGGGAGCGCAATTTATCATGCTAGGTGATGCTGATGTAGTGTTAGCTGGTGGTATTGAGAGCATGAGCCAATCTCCATATGTGATGCCGGGTGCTCGTTGGGGACAACGACTGGGAGAAGGAAAGCTTGTTGATACGATGGTGTATGATGCTTTAACTGATGTGTTTGATCAAACTCATATGGGTATAACAGCAGAAAATATTGCAGAACAATGGGGTCTTTCACGCGAGGAACAGGATGCATTTGCAGCGGAAAGTCAGCGCCGCGCCGAGGTAGCGCAGAAGGCAGGCCGTTTCCAAGATGAAATTGTGCCAGTCACAATTCCACAGCGAAAAGGTGAACCAATTGTTATTACAGACGATGAATATCCAAAGCATGGCACAACAGTAGAGAAACTCTCAAAATTGCGCCCTGCTTTTAAGAAGGATGGAACCGTAACAGCAGGAAACGCAAGTGGTATTAATGACGGAGCTGCTATGGTCGTACTCATGGCAAAAGAAAAAGCAGATGAGTTAGGTATTAAACCATTAGCTGTGATTAAATCGTATGCATCTGCAGCGCTCGATCCAAAAATCATGGGCTATGGTCCTGTACCAGCGACTCGCAAAGCACTTGAAAAAGCTGGCTTAACAGTGGCCGAGTTGGACTTAATCGAAGCTAACGAAGCATTTGCAGCACAATCTTTGGCTGTTGTGAAAGACTTAGAATTAGATGTTGAAAAAGTCAATGTGAACGGCGGTGCCATTGCATTAGGTCACCCAGTTGGTGCCTCTGGGGCGCGCGTACTAGTCACACTTTTACATGAAATGCAAAAACGCGATGCGAAAACAGGACTTGCAACTCTGTGTGTGGGCGGAGGTCAAGGTGTATCGCTTATTGTAGAAAGACCGTAG